GCGCCCTCTCGAGCTCGGCAATGCGATCCCGTGCATCACCGATTTCCTCCTCGGCCATGGCCCGCATGGCCTCGTCGGCGTCCGTGGCCAGTTCCTCGGCACTGGCGAGATCGGCCTCGGCAGATTCGAATGCGGTGAGTGTCTTCGCCAGCGGTTCGAGCCGGGCGTACTCCTGGGAAAGGCGGGTGAACTGACGGTTATCGCCGATGACCTCCGGATCGGCGAGCAGCTGCTCGATCTCCTCGTGGCGCTCCAGCAGGCTCTGGAGTTTGCGGCGCAGGTTGTCATTCATTGGTCGTCGTCGTCCCGGCTGTCGTCGAGGCCCAGCAGGCGATGACTCTGCCGGATAATCTCCGGATCGCCGCTGCGGGCAGCGTCGCGCAGCCCCATGGTGGGTAAGTGCAAAAGTTTACGGGTCAGGCGGTGCGCGAGCGCCTCCAGCACCTGCTCCGGTGGCTGGCCGGCGCTGATCTCGCGCCGCGCCTGTTCCAGGGCATAGTCACGCTGGTGCTCGCCATGCAGTCGATAGCGTCGGATCGCGCTGACCGCATCCAGCGTCCGGATCCAGTCCATGAACCGCTCGGCCTGCTCATCGACAAGCTTTTCCGCCTCTTCGGCGGCCGCGGCGCGGCTTCGCTGGTTGCGGTCGATGACATTGCGAAGATCGTCGACAGTGTACAGGTAGACGTCCTCGAGCCGGTCCACGCTGGCCTCGATGTCCCGCGGCACCGCGAGATCGACGATAAAGACCGGTTCGTGTCGACGCTTGCGAAGGCTCTTGCGGATCTGCTCGCGACTGACAACGGGTTCGTTGCTGGCTGTGCAGGAGATGATGATGTCGGCTTTCGGGAGGAACGCATCAATCCCGTCGAGCCCGATTGCGGTTCCGCCGCAGGTACTCGCCAGTGCCTCGGCCCGGTCGTGGCTCCGGTTGGCGATCACGAGCTCGCCCATGCCTTGTTCCCGGAAGTGCCGGGCCGTGAGCTCGATCATCTCGCCGGCCCCGATGAGCAGTGCGCGGCGACGGTCGAGCCGGTCGAATATCTGGCGTGCGAGGGTGACGGCGGCAAAGGCGACCGATACCGGATGGGTGCCGATCACCGTCTCCGTACGCACGCGCTTGGCGAGGGAGAAGGCATGCTGGAAGAGGCGGTCAAGGATCTGCCCGAGCAACCCCGCGTCTGCCGCCGAGCGATAAGCCAGTTTGGCCTGGCCGAGGATCTGCGGCTCGCCAAGGACGAGCGAGTCCAGCCCCGCCGCGACCCGCAGGAGATGGACGACCGCATCCCGGCCTTCGTAGACATAGAGATAGGGCTCGAGCCAGTCCGCGCTCAGGCCCTGCTGGTGAGCCAACCACCGATGCAGGATGGCCGGAGTTGCTTCGGGTGCCAGCACGGCATAGATCTCGGTTCGGTTGCAGGTCGACAGGACCGCGGCTTCACGCACACCGGGGCGCTGCGCAAGGGCGGACAGCGCACTGTCCAGCATTTCCGCCGGCAGGACCACCTGCTCCCTGACGGTGAGCGGTGCCGATTCGTGGTTGAGCCCCAGGGTGACGACAGGCATCGGGATCCGGTTGACTGGAATGTGGCAGATTGTAGGGCAGCAGTGCCTCAACACAAGTAGGATACGGGGTCGATGGAAAGGTTCGCGAATCGAAAGTTGCTCAGCGTACTGCTGGTGGTCTGCCTGATGGCGGCCTGCACCCGGCTGGAGCGCAATGCGTCCCCCGCGCCCGCCCCGACGGATCGGGCGCCAATGGCGATTGTGATGGCTGCGGAACTGGCGGTGGCGCGCGGTGATATTGCTCGGGCGAGCACGCTTTATGATCGCACTGCCGAGCGGCTGAGCGATGTCGAAGTTATCGCGCGCGGCGCGCGCCTGGCGCTCCGCGCCGGCGACATGGCGGCAGCAAGCCGTCTCGGCGGGCGCTGGGTGGCGCTGGCGCCGGACAGTGGTGAGGCAAGGCGTCTGCAGGGGCTGGTCAGCCTGCGCCGTGGCAACACCGAGCGGGCCATCGATCGGTTCCTGGAAGGGCTGCCGACGGATCCCGGAGATCGTGATGCCGTCATCGATCGGCTGGGCCAGCGCCTGCGCGACAGTGCATTGCCCCCGGAGGCCCTCGACGTCATGCGGGCGGTCGCGGCGTCGGCGCCGCAGTCGGAAGGGGCGCAACTGGCTCTGGCGCGACTGGCAATCCATCGCGACCAGCCTGCGGTGGCCCTGGAGGTGGTGGCATCCGTCCTCGCCAGCCGCCCGGAATCGCGTAACGCCCGACTGATTCGCGCCGATGCACTGCTGGAACTGGATCGCATCGACGAGGCACTGGCCGTCTTCCGCGCACTGCTCGCCGAGTCACCGGACAACGAGGCCCTGGGATTCGAGTACGCGCGTGCACTGATGGCGGGTAATCGCGATTCCCAGGCACTCGAGCAGTTTCGATCGCTGGTCGAGGCCGGGACGACGCGGCTGCAGCTCCTCAATGCCGCCGTGGTCGTGGCGCTCAGAAGCGGCGATGATGACCTTGCGCTGACGGCTCTGCAGCGCTTGCGCGCCACCAACGCTCCGCTTGGTCGCCGCAGTCTGCTGCTCGAGGGTCGGCTGCTGCGTCGTCTCGATCGGCTGGAAGAGAGCCTCGACGTGTTCGACCTCGCGCTCCAGCCGCGGCCGGATGACGCGGAGTTACGCTACGCCCGGGCGATGACCCGATTTGCGGCGGGTGATCTCGAGGGTGGCGAGGCGGATCTGCGCCATGTCCTTCGCGACAACCCTGACAACCCCGAGGCGCTCAATGCGCTGGGCTACGTTCTCGTGGATCAGACCGACCGGATCCGCGAAGGGGCGAAGCTGATCGAGCGGGCCTACGAGATCCGCCCGGATGCACCGGCGATCGTCGACAGCATGGGGTGGGCCGCCTTCCGGCAGGGCCGGCTCGAGGAGGCGCTGGGGTTTCTGGAGCGCGCTCATGAACGGACCAACGGCGACCCGGAGATCGCCGCGCACCTGGGCGAGGTGCTCTGGGTGCTGGATCGGCGTGACGAGGCACGCACGGTCTGGCGGGATGCGCAGCAGGCCTTTGACGGCGATCATCCAGTACTGGAGGAAACGATGGAGCGGCTGGATCAATGAAGGAGCGGTGTCTATTCCGTGCCTCGGTACCGATTCTGCTGTGCGTGCTGCTGACCGCCTGTGCGGTTCGCTCACCGCAACCCGATTCGACCGATGCCGGCGTGGCGCTGGCGACCTGGGAGCCCTCGCCGGTCCCGGCCGCCTGGCGGCTGAACGGGCGGACCTCGCTGCGGCTCGGCGACGAGGGCGCCACCGCTACCGTCAGTTGGGATCAGTCCGGGAGAGAGTATCGTATCGACCTGCGTGGTGCCCTCGGGGCCGGTAGCCTGCGTATCACCGGCGATGGCGACGTGGTTCGGCTGACTACCTCTGATGGCGAGCGCTACACCGCGGAGAGCCCGCGCGAGCTCGTCCGGGCGGTGACCGGTTACGACCTGCCGGTCAGCTTCCTGCGCTACTGGGTGACCGGGCGTCCGGTGCCCTGGC
The Spiribacter vilamensis DNA segment above includes these coding regions:
- the hemA gene encoding glutamyl-tRNA reductase translates to MPVVTLGLNHESAPLTVREQVVLPAEMLDSALSALAQRPGVREAAVLSTCNRTEIYAVLAPEATPAILHRWLAHQQGLSADWLEPYLYVYEGRDAVVHLLRVAAGLDSLVLGEPQILGQAKLAYRSAADAGLLGQILDRLFQHAFSLAKRVRTETVIGTHPVSVAFAAVTLARQIFDRLDRRRALLIGAGEMIELTARHFREQGMGELVIANRSHDRAEALASTCGGTAIGLDGIDAFLPKADIIISCTASNEPVVSREQIRKSLRKRRHEPVFIVDLAVPRDIEASVDRLEDVYLYTVDDLRNVIDRNQRSRAAAAEEAEKLVDEQAERFMDWIRTLDAVSAIRRYRLHGEHQRDYALEQARREISAGQPPEQVLEALAHRLTRKLLHLPTMGLRDAARSGDPEIIRQSHRLLGLDDSRDDDDQ
- a CDS encoding tetratricopeptide repeat protein, which codes for MERFANRKLLSVLLVVCLMAACTRLERNASPAPAPTDRAPMAIVMAAELAVARGDIARASTLYDRTAERLSDVEVIARGARLALRAGDMAAASRLGGRWVALAPDSGEARRLQGLVSLRRGNTERAIDRFLEGLPTDPGDRDAVIDRLGQRLRDSALPPEALDVMRAVAASAPQSEGAQLALARLAIHRDQPAVALEVVASVLASRPESRNARLIRADALLELDRIDEALAVFRALLAESPDNEALGFEYARALMAGNRDSQALEQFRSLVEAGTTRLQLLNAAVVVALRSGDDDLALTALQRLRATNAPLGRRSLLLEGRLLRRLDRLEESLDVFDLALQPRPDDAELRYARAMTRFAAGDLEGGEADLRHVLRDNPDNPEALNALGYVLVDQTDRIREGAKLIERAYEIRPDAPAIVDSMGWAAFRQGRLEEALGFLERAHERTNGDPEIAAHLGEVLWVLDRRDEARTVWRDAQQAFDGDHPVLEETMERLDQ
- the lolB gene encoding lipoprotein insertase outer membrane protein LolB produces the protein MKERCLFRASVPILLCVLLTACAVRSPQPDSTDAGVALATWEPSPVPAAWRLNGRTSLRLGDEGATATVSWDQSGREYRIDLRGALGAGSLRITGDGDVVRLTTSDGERYTAESPRELVRAVTGYDLPVSFLRYWVTGRPVPWLDGRVIPDPQGRPSVIHQDGWRVTYETFRAVGDYHLPERVAVVRGDMSVRIAIGEWESRE